In a single window of the Flavobacterium sp. W4I14 genome:
- a CDS encoding NADH-quinone oxidoreductase subunit C (product_source=KO:K00332; cog=COG0852; ko=KO:K00332; pfam=PF00329; superfamily=143243; tigrfam=TIGR01961), producing MEETTLNNDIHVKLTEKFGEKVTAVSEPYGLLTFVTYKDVIINVLSHLKEELKFNFLTDITAVHYPGKDHGIAVVYHLHNMVEKVRVRIKVFISEQNPTIPTATTVWKGANWMERETYDLFGVKFEGHPDLRRILNMDDLGVHPMLKQYPLEDPNRVDKKDEFFGR from the coding sequence ATGGAAGAAACGACACTAAATAACGATATCCACGTTAAGCTGACTGAAAAGTTTGGCGAAAAAGTTACTGCCGTTTCTGAGCCTTATGGTTTACTAACCTTTGTAACTTATAAAGATGTGATCATCAATGTGCTTTCGCATCTTAAAGAAGAATTAAAATTCAATTTCCTTACTGATATTACTGCGGTTCACTATCCGGGTAAAGATCATGGTATTGCAGTGGTTTACCATTTGCACAACATGGTAGAGAAAGTTAGGGTCAGGATTAAGGTTTTCATTTCAGAACAAAATCCAACTATCCCTACAGCAACAACTGTTTGGAAAGGTGCCAACTGGATGGAACGCGAAACTTATGATCTGTTCGGGGTTAAATTTGAAGGTCACCCAGATCTACGCCGTATTTTAAATATGGACGACTTAGGTGTTCATCCTATGTTGAAACAATATCCATTGGAAGATCCGAACAGAGTAGATAAAAAAGACGAATTTTTTGGAAGGTAA
- a CDS encoding NADH-quinone oxidoreductase subunit G (product_source=KO:K00336; cath_funfam=3.10.20.30,3.30.50.10,3.30.70.20; cog=COG1034; ko=KO:K00336; pfam=PF10588,PF13510; smart=SM00929; superfamily=54292,54862,57667): MSEKVKVTIDGITVEVDNGTTILNAARQIGGDIVPPAMCYYSKLQGSGGKCRTCIVKVTKGSEKDPRPMPKLVASCRTTVMDGMEVLNITSPEVLEARAGVVEILLINHPLDCPVCDQAGECDLQNLGYEHGLQKTRYEFERRTFERIDIGDKIQLHMNRCILCYRCVFTADQITNKRVHGILNRGDHSEISTYITQAVDNDFSGNVIDVCPVGALTDKTFRFKNRVWFTKPVDAHRDCDHEKCNGKVTLWYKGADVLRVTARKDQFGEVEEFICNTCRFDKKATTDWVIEHPTHIDDTSVIASNHYETLKPLHVIQPNEALQAANEIELHKTVKY; encoded by the coding sequence ATGAGTGAAAAAGTTAAGGTTACGATAGATGGGATAACAGTAGAGGTTGATAACGGAACAACCATTCTGAATGCTGCAAGGCAAATCGGAGGGGATATTGTTCCGCCAGCAATGTGCTATTATTCTAAATTACAAGGCAGTGGCGGTAAATGCCGTACCTGTATTGTAAAAGTGACTAAAGGTTCGGAGAAAGATCCTCGCCCAATGCCTAAGTTGGTGGCTTCTTGCCGCACAACTGTAATGGATGGGATGGAAGTGCTCAACATTACTTCACCAGAAGTTTTGGAAGCACGTGCCGGTGTTGTAGAGATCTTATTGATTAATCACCCCTTGGATTGCCCTGTTTGCGATCAGGCAGGAGAGTGCGATTTGCAGAATTTGGGCTACGAGCATGGTTTGCAAAAAACACGCTATGAGTTTGAACGCCGTACTTTTGAGCGTATCGATATAGGTGATAAAATCCAGTTACATATGAATCGTTGTATTTTGTGCTACCGTTGTGTTTTCACGGCTGATCAGATTACGAACAAACGTGTTCATGGTATCTTAAACCGTGGCGACCATTCTGAAATTTCTACTTACATCACCCAGGCGGTTGATAACGATTTCTCAGGAAACGTAATCGATGTTTGCCCGGTAGGTGCTTTAACTGATAAAACTTTCCGTTTTAAAAACCGTGTTTGGTTTACCAAACCAGTTGATGCACACCGCGATTGCGATCACGAAAAATGCAACGGTAAAGTAACACTTTGGTATAAAGGAGCAGATGTTTTACGTGTTACCGCACGTAAAGACCAGTTTGGAGAAGTAGAAGAATTTATTTGCAATACTTGCCGCTTCGATAAAAAAGCAACTACTGATTGGGTAATTGAACATCCAACACACATTGATGATACTTCGGTAATTGCATCTAACCACTACGAAACATTAAAACCTTTGCATGTAATTCAGCCAAATGAGGCATTACAGGCTGCAAATGAAATTGAATTACATAAAACAGTTAAATACTAA
- a CDS encoding NADH-quinone oxidoreductase subunit F (product_source=KO:K00335; cog=COG1894; ko=KO:K00335; pfam=PF01512,PF10589; smart=SM00928; superfamily=140490,142019,142984; tigrfam=TIGR01959): MSRKLLLEHINVPGINTLEVYRQKGGYRAVEKALKTLTPEEIVEEVKKSGLRGRGGAGFPTGMKWSFLAKPEGVARYLVCNADESEPGTFKDRYLMTYIPHALIEGMIVSSFALGAKVSYIYVRGEMMPQIRILEKAIAEAKAAGWLGKNILGTGYDLELYVQPGGGAYICGEETALLESLEGKRGNPRIKPPFPAIAGLYGCPTVVNNVESIAAVVPIINDGGDEYAKIGIGRSTGTKLISASGNLVKPGVYEIELGLPVEEFIYSDEYCGGIANGKRLKATVAGGSSVPILPANLTLKYANGEPRLMSYESLSEGGFATGTMMGSGGFIAFDEDQCIVRNTWNFARFYHHESCGQCSPCREGTGWMEKVLHKIEHGHGKMEDVDLLWDIQRKIEGNTICPLGDAAAWPVASAIRHFRDEFEWHIKEPVKSQSQNYGIANYATPIEKAPVTEEK; this comes from the coding sequence ATGTCTCGAAAACTGTTACTTGAGCATATAAACGTACCGGGCATCAATACACTTGAAGTCTATCGCCAAAAAGGCGGGTACCGTGCCGTGGAAAAAGCCCTTAAAACTTTAACACCCGAAGAGATTGTTGAAGAAGTTAAGAAATCGGGCTTACGCGGTCGCGGAGGTGCGGGTTTCCCAACCGGGATGAAATGGAGCTTTTTGGCTAAACCAGAGGGGGTTGCACGTTATTTGGTGTGTAATGCTGATGAATCAGAGCCGGGAACTTTTAAAGACCGTTATTTGATGACTTATATTCCCCATGCATTAATTGAGGGAATGATCGTATCGAGTTTCGCATTAGGTGCGAAGGTTTCTTACATCTATGTTCGTGGTGAGATGATGCCTCAGATCCGCATTTTAGAAAAAGCAATTGCTGAAGCTAAAGCTGCAGGATGGTTGGGTAAAAACATTTTAGGAACAGGTTACGATTTAGAATTATATGTTCAGCCAGGTGGCGGCGCTTACATCTGCGGTGAAGAAACTGCTTTGTTAGAATCGTTAGAAGGCAAAAGAGGTAATCCACGTATTAAACCACCATTTCCGGCAATTGCGGGTTTGTATGGTTGCCCTACAGTGGTGAACAATGTTGAATCGATTGCTGCAGTGGTGCCGATTATTAATGATGGTGGCGATGAATATGCAAAAATTGGTATCGGTAGAAGTACAGGTACAAAATTAATATCCGCATCGGGTAATCTAGTAAAACCAGGCGTTTACGAAATCGAATTGGGTTTACCAGTAGAAGAATTTATTTATTCAGACGAGTATTGTGGCGGTATTGCCAATGGTAAGCGTTTAAAGGCAACGGTTGCAGGTGGATCATCTGTGCCTATTTTACCTGCTAATTTAACCTTGAAATACGCTAACGGCGAACCTCGTTTAATGAGTTACGAATCGTTATCAGAAGGTGGATTTGCTACTGGAACCATGATGGGTTCAGGCGGTTTTATCGCTTTTGATGAAGATCAGTGTATTGTTCGTAATACCTGGAATTTTGCCCGTTTTTATCACCACGAAAGCTGCGGACAGTGTTCACCTTGCCGAGAAGGTACTGGATGGATGGAAAAAGTGTTGCACAAAATCGAACATGGCCATGGAAAAATGGAAGATGTTGATTTGTTGTGGGATATTCAACGCAAAATTGAAGGGAATACAATCTGCCCATTGGGTGATGCAGCAGCCTGGCCAGTAGCCAGTGCAATCCGTCACTTCAGAGATGAATTTGAATGGCACATTAAAGAACCGGTTAAAAGCCAGAGCCAAAATTATGGTATTGCAAATTATGCAACACCGATTGAGAAAGCTCCGGTAACGGAAGAGAAATAA
- a CDS encoding NADH-quinone oxidoreductase subunit E (product_source=KO:K00334; cath_funfam=3.40.30.10; cog=COG1905; ko=KO:K00334; pfam=PF01257; superfamily=52833; tigrfam=TIGR01958), with protein sequence MLKVEEQTPVVFSSELLAKFDEVKSRYPADKSKSALLPLLHLVQAEYLWVSTPAMDKVAEYLNIQPIEVYEVATFYTMYFLKPQGKYALEVCRTGPCCLVGAEKILSHLENKLGVKEGEVTADGLFSFRGVECLAACGFGPVLQISPEYTFYENLTEASVDKLIEDLKNKS encoded by the coding sequence ATGCTTAAAGTAGAAGAACAAACACCTGTAGTGTTTTCATCAGAATTGCTGGCCAAATTTGATGAGGTAAAGAGCCGTTATCCGGCAGATAAGAGCAAATCAGCTTTGCTACCACTTTTGCACTTGGTACAGGCCGAATACCTTTGGGTGAGTACACCAGCGATGGATAAAGTAGCTGAATATTTAAATATTCAGCCAATTGAAGTGTATGAGGTGGCAACATTTTATACCATGTACTTTTTAAAACCACAAGGCAAGTATGCTTTGGAGGTTTGTCGTACTGGTCCATGCTGTTTAGTTGGTGCCGAAAAAATATTAAGCCACTTGGAAAACAAGTTAGGTGTTAAAGAAGGTGAAGTTACTGCCGATGGTTTATTCAGCTTTAGAGGTGTTGAATGTTTAGCGGCCTGTGGTTTTGGTCCGGTATTGCAAATAAGCCCGGAATATACTTTCTACGAAAACCTTACCGAAGCAAGTGTAGATAAATTGATTGAAGATTTGAAAAATAAGTCCTAA
- a CDS encoding NADH-quinone oxidoreductase subunit D (product_source=KO:K00333; cog=COG0649; ko=KO:K00333; pfam=PF00346; superfamily=56762) gives MNHNHPVFTDNDPQSELVTLNLGPTHPATHGVFQNVLQLDGERIVSGVSTIGYIHRAFEKIAEHRPFYQITPLTDRLNYCSSPINNMGWHMTVEKLLNIQMPKRVDYLRVIIMELSRIADHIICNTIIGQDTGATTTFLYLFQFREHIYEIFEEVCGARLTTNIGRIGGFERDFNDIAFAKIDKFLKEFPKALKEFENLLTRNRIFIDRTAGVAEVTKEAALEYSWTGPLLRATGVDYDVRVSDPYSSYQDFDFEVPVGTSGDIYDRYLVRNEEMWQSVRIIEQALVKLKTEPKGIFHADVPEFYLPPKQEVYNNMEALIYHFKIVMGEIDAPKAEVYHAVEGGNGELGFYLINDGGRTPYRLHFRRPSFVNYQMFAPMSEGMLLSDAIINMSSMNIIAGELDA, from the coding sequence ATGAATCATAACCATCCGGTATTTACAGATAACGACCCGCAAAGTGAGCTGGTAACCTTAAACTTAGGCCCAACGCACCCTGCAACACACGGCGTTTTTCAAAACGTTTTGCAATTAGATGGCGAACGTATTGTAAGCGGCGTTTCTACCATAGGGTATATCCACCGTGCTTTCGAAAAGATTGCGGAGCATCGCCCATTTTATCAAATTACACCACTTACCGACCGTTTAAACTATTGCTCGTCGCCTATTAACAATATGGGATGGCACATGACGGTTGAGAAGTTGTTAAATATTCAGATGCCGAAACGCGTAGATTACCTTCGGGTAATTATTATGGAGCTTTCGCGTATTGCCGATCACATTATCTGTAACACGATCATTGGTCAGGATACCGGGGCAACAACCACTTTCTTATACCTTTTCCAGTTCCGTGAGCATATTTACGAAATCTTCGAAGAAGTTTGTGGTGCACGTTTAACCACAAATATTGGCCGTATTGGTGGGTTTGAAAGAGATTTCAATGATATCGCCTTTGCTAAAATCGATAAGTTTTTAAAAGAATTCCCTAAAGCGTTAAAAGAGTTCGAAAATCTGTTAACACGTAACCGTATTTTTATTGATAGAACGGCTGGTGTTGCTGAAGTAACTAAAGAAGCTGCTTTAGAATATAGCTGGACTGGGCCGCTTTTGCGTGCTACCGGTGTAGATTACGATGTGCGTGTAAGCGATCCGTATTCTTCATATCAGGATTTCGACTTTGAAGTTCCGGTAGGTACAAGTGGCGATATTTACGACAGATATTTAGTACGTAATGAAGAGATGTGGCAAAGTGTCCGCATTATCGAACAGGCGCTTGTGAAATTAAAAACAGAGCCAAAAGGTATTTTCCATGCCGATGTGCCTGAATTTTACCTCCCTCCAAAACAAGAAGTTTATAACAATATGGAAGCATTGATCTATCACTTCAAAATTGTGATGGGTGAAATTGATGCGCCAAAAGCAGAAGTTTATCACGCTGTAGAAGGCGGAAATGGCGAGTTAGGATTCTATCTGATTAATGATGGAGGCCGTACACCGTACCGTTTACACTTCCGCAGACCAAGTTTTGTAAACTACCAGATGTTTGCACCAATGAGCGAGGGCATGTTATTGTCTGATGCCATCATCAACATGAGTAGTATGAATATTATTGCAGGAGAATTAGATGCTTAA
- a CDS encoding NADH-quinone oxidoreductase subunit K (product_source=KO:K00340; cog=COG0713; ko=KO:K00340; pfam=PF00420; superfamily=103473; transmembrane_helix_parts=Outside_1_14,TMhelix_15_32,Inside_33_38,TMhelix_39_61,Outside_62_70,TMhelix_71_93,Inside_94_109) yields the protein MENLFTQAAGVPLNHYIYLSAIIFSIGVIGVLTRRNAIVIFMSVELMLNAVNLLLTAFSVHNNDPSGQVFVFFIMALAAAEVAVGLAIIVMVYRNTKSVDINVLNRLKW from the coding sequence ATGGAAAATTTATTCACACAAGCAGCAGGCGTTCCGCTAAACCACTACATCTATTTAAGTGCCATTATTTTTTCTATTGGCGTAATAGGCGTACTTACCCGAAGAAATGCCATTGTAATTTTTATGTCGGTTGAGCTGATGCTAAATGCGGTTAATTTACTTTTAACAGCATTCTCGGTTCATAACAATGACCCATCAGGGCAGGTTTTCGTATTCTTCATTATGGCTTTGGCAGCTGCAGAGGTTGCAGTAGGCCTGGCAATTATCGTAATGGTTTACAGAAATACGAAATCAGTAGATATTAATGTTTTAAATCGCCTTAAGTGGTAA
- a CDS encoding NADH-quinone oxidoreductase subunit J (product_source=KO:K00339; cath_funfam=1.20.5.100; cog=COG0839; ko=KO:K00339; pfam=PF00499; transmembrane_helix_parts=Outside_1_3,TMhelix_4_23,Inside_24_29,TMhelix_30_47,Outside_48_51,TMhelix_52_74,Inside_75_85,TMhelix_86_108,Outside_109_137,TMhelix_138_160,Inside_161_167) — MSTQVFYFVATLSIIFSLMVIFAKNPIHSVLYLILTFFTFTVHYVLLNAQFLAVVNFIVYMGAIMVLFLFVLMLLNLNKETEPSKSPLIKIVGVIAGGCLVVTLIGSLKSASITSPLILKNPGLGLVENLGKELFGPFLLPFELSSLLLLAAMVGAVLLSKRDEVEA; from the coding sequence ATGAGTACACAAGTATTCTATTTCGTAGCCACATTAAGTATCATCTTTTCGCTGATGGTGATTTTTGCAAAAAATCCGATCCACAGTGTATTGTACTTAATCCTCACCTTTTTTACCTTCACTGTACACTATGTGCTATTAAACGCACAGTTTTTAGCGGTGGTAAACTTTATCGTTTACATGGGGGCCATAATGGTATTGTTCCTTTTTGTATTGATGCTACTTAACCTGAACAAAGAAACTGAACCGAGTAAATCGCCACTGATCAAAATCGTAGGTGTAATTGCTGGCGGTTGTTTGGTTGTAACCTTAATCGGTTCTTTAAAATCAGCAAGTATTACCAGTCCATTGATTTTGAAAAATCCAGGATTAGGGTTGGTAGAAAATCTAGGTAAGGAGCTTTTTGGCCCATTCTTATTGCCTTTCGAATTGTCATCTCTGTTACTATTGGCAGCAATGGTTGGAGCCGTTTTATTATCTAAAAGAGATGAGGTAGAAGCATAA
- a CDS encoding NADH-quinone oxidoreductase subunit A (product_source=KO:K00330; cog=COG0838; ko=KO:K00330; pfam=PF00507; superfamily=161070; transmembrane_helix_parts=Outside_1_12,TMhelix_13_35,Inside_36_64,TMhelix_65_87,Outside_88_96,TMhelix_97_115,Inside_116_123) has protein sequence MQAQSSSIDFLPIIFQVIVALGFVVTTLVATHFLGPKRKTSDKLETFEAGIKSVGNARQPFSIKYFVVAILFVLFDVEVIFMYPWAVNFRTLRMDGMIEMFIFMGTLLLGFIYVIKKKVLDWN, from the coding sequence ATGCAAGCGCAAAGTTCCTCTATAGATTTTTTACCAATTATATTTCAAGTAATTGTTGCTTTAGGTTTTGTGGTAACCACATTGGTTGCTACACACTTTTTAGGCCCAAAACGTAAAACAAGTGATAAATTAGAAACTTTTGAAGCCGGTATTAAATCAGTAGGAAATGCACGGCAGCCTTTCTCGATCAAATATTTCGTAGTAGCCATCTTATTTGTACTGTTTGATGTAGAGGTGATCTTTATGTATCCTTGGGCGGTTAATTTCCGTACATTACGGATGGATGGAATGATCGAGATGTTTATTTTCATGGGTACATTATTGCTGGGCTTTATCTACGTGATCAAGAAAAAAGTCTTAGACTGGAACTAG
- a CDS encoding NADH-quinone oxidoreductase subunit I (product_source=KO:K00338; cath_funfam=3.30.70.20; cog=COG1143; ko=KO:K00338; pfam=PF12838; superfamily=54862; tigrfam=TIGR01971), with translation MESLSNKKKVLEQKPLSFMERMYLPAIAKGMGITISHLFKKEATIRYPEVEREFSTNFRGMHSLKRDENGKERCTACGLCALSCPAEAITMIAAERKPEEKDLYREEKYAATYEINMLRCIFCGLCEEACPKEAIYLDGPIVPADYLRKDFIYGKDKLVEAPLEMKK, from the coding sequence ATGGAATCATTAAGTAATAAGAAAAAAGTACTGGAACAAAAGCCACTGAGCTTTATGGAGCGGATGTACCTGCCGGCAATTGCTAAAGGTATGGGCATTACCATCAGTCACTTATTTAAAAAAGAGGCTACTATAAGATATCCTGAAGTTGAACGAGAATTCTCTACCAACTTTAGAGGGATGCACTCGCTAAAACGTGATGAGAATGGTAAAGAACGTTGTACCGCATGCGGTTTATGCGCTTTATCTTGTCCTGCTGAAGCCATTACCATGATTGCAGCTGAACGTAAACCTGAAGAGAAAGATTTATACCGCGAAGAAAAATATGCAGCAACTTACGAAATAAATATGCTGCGTTGCATTTTCTGTGGATTATGTGAAGAAGCTTGTCCAAAAGAGGCAATTTACTTAGATGGACCGATTGTACCTGCTGATTATTTACGTAAAGATTTCATTTACGGAAAAGACAAGTTGGTAGAGGCTCCATTGGAAATGAAAAAATAA
- a CDS encoding hypothetical protein (product_source=Hypo-rule applied): protein MPKQDISLIPTEIILNKIFLLREEKVMLDFQLAEFIILKIEL from the coding sequence ATGCCGAAACAAGATATATCATTAATTCCAACAGAAATAATTCTTAATAAGATATTTCTACTTAGAGAGGAGAAAGTGATGCTTGATTTTCAATTGGCAGAATTTATAATATTGAAAATAGAGCTTTAA
- a CDS encoding NADH-quinone oxidoreductase subunit B (product_source=KO:K00331; cog=COG0377; ko=KO:K00331; pfam=PF01058; superfamily=56770; tigrfam=TIGR01957), translating to MLLILQRDEHFLFINMSEINIVDAPPGIEGSGFFATSLDKVIGLARSNSLWPLPFATSCCGIEFMATMGSHYDLGRFGAERLSFSPRQADVLMVMGTIAKKMAPVLKQVYIQMAEPRWVMAVGACASSGGIFDTYSVLQGIDEVIPVDVYVPGCPPRPEAILDGFQRIQDLVKSESGRRRNSDYYKELLGQYGIK from the coding sequence TTGTTGCTCATTCTGCAAAGGGATGAGCATTTTTTGTTTATAAACATGAGTGAAATTAATATAGTTGATGCGCCTCCAGGAATAGAAGGATCTGGCTTTTTCGCCACTTCTCTTGATAAAGTGATTGGTTTGGCCCGCTCAAATTCATTATGGCCTTTACCGTTCGCAACTTCTTGTTGTGGAATTGAGTTTATGGCAACTATGGGTTCTCATTACGATCTTGGCCGTTTCGGTGCCGAACGCTTAAGTTTTTCTCCCCGCCAGGCAGATGTTTTAATGGTTATGGGAACCATCGCTAAAAAAATGGCCCCGGTATTAAAACAGGTTTACATCCAAATGGCAGAGCCACGTTGGGTAATGGCTGTTGGTGCATGTGCAAGTAGCGGCGGTATTTTCGATACTTATTCAGTATTGCAAGGTATTGATGAGGTTATTCCGGTGGATGTTTACGTTCCTGGTTGCCCGCCGAGGCCTGAAGCCATTTTAGATGGATTCCAACGTATTCAGGATTTAGTGAAAAGCGAATCAGGCAGAAGAAGGAATTCTGATTATTACAAAGAACTTTTAGGTCAATACGGCATTAAATAA
- a CDS encoding NADH-quinone oxidoreductase subunit H (product_source=KO:K00337; cog=COG1005; ko=KO:K00337; pfam=PF00146; transmembrane_helix_parts=Outside_1_9,TMhelix_10_29,Inside_30_75,TMhelix_76_98,Outside_99_117,TMhelix_118_140,Inside_141_152,TMhelix_153_175,Outside_176_189,TMhelix_190_209,Inside_210_238,TMhelix_239_261,Outside_262_280,TMhelix_281_303,Inside_304_322,TMhelix_323_342,Outside_343_345) has protein sequence MDSAFVIEKFILVAVIFGISLVIAMYSTYAERKVAAYLQDRLGPDRAGPFGILQPLADGIKMFMKEEIIPTSSNRFLFIAGPGLALLCACIGTAVIPWGSPVLIAGKTIPLQVSDINVGVLYIFGVVSLGVYGVMIGGWASNNKYSLLSAIRAASQNISYEIAMGLSIIALLLMTNTLSLKEIVDQQHGWRWNVLYQPLGFLIFMVCSFAETNRAPFDLPECETELIGGYHTEYSSMKLGFYLFAEYINMFVSSAVMAALYWGGYNYPGMDSMAVWLGPTWAPLFGTAVFFGKICAFIFFFMWVRWTIPRFRYDQLMNLGWKGLIPLAIANIIITGVVIAIIEKF, from the coding sequence ATGGATAGCGCTTTTGTTATAGAAAAATTTATCCTGGTAGCTGTAATTTTCGGCATCAGTTTAGTTATTGCCATGTATTCTACTTATGCAGAACGTAAAGTTGCTGCATATTTACAAGATCGCTTAGGTCCTGATAGAGCTGGCCCCTTTGGTATTTTACAACCATTGGCCGATGGTATCAAAATGTTTATGAAAGAGGAAATTATTCCTACATCATCAAACAGATTTTTATTTATCGCTGGTCCGGGCTTGGCTTTGCTTTGCGCCTGTATTGGTACTGCAGTTATTCCATGGGGTAGCCCTGTTTTAATTGCAGGCAAAACTATTCCTTTACAGGTTTCAGATATCAATGTTGGTGTTTTATACATTTTCGGAGTCGTTTCTTTAGGTGTTTATGGTGTAATGATTGGTGGATGGGCCTCAAACAACAAATACTCTTTGTTGAGTGCTATCCGCGCAGCATCCCAGAACATCAGTTATGAAATTGCGATGGGATTATCTATCATCGCTTTGCTTTTAATGACCAATACTTTAAGCTTAAAGGAAATCGTTGATCAGCAACATGGATGGAGATGGAATGTTTTATATCAGCCGCTTGGATTTTTAATCTTTATGGTTTGTTCATTTGCAGAAACCAACCGTGCTCCATTCGATTTACCTGAATGCGAAACGGAATTAATCGGTGGTTATCATACCGAATATTCTTCAATGAAATTAGGTTTTTATCTATTTGCTGAGTATATCAACATGTTTGTATCATCGGCAGTAATGGCGGCTTTATATTGGGGCGGTTATAATTACCCTGGTATGGATTCGATGGCGGTGTGGTTAGGTCCAACCTGGGCACCACTTTTTGGTACAGCAGTTTTCTTCGGTAAAATATGTGCGTTCATCTTTTTCTTCATGTGGGTACGTTGGACAATCCCTCGTTTCCGTTACGATCAATTGATGAATTTAGGTTGGAAAGGTTTAATACCTTTGGCTATTGCCAATATTATAATAACAGGTGTTGTGATTGCGATTATTGAGAAGTTTTAA
- a CDS encoding hypothetical protein (product_source=Hypo-rule applied; cath_funfam=3.30.830.10; pfam=PF10543), translating to MDLFPDDFMFILSEIEIEIMVSQNVIPSKQSLGGANPFAFTETGVAMLSSILKSKKAREINISIMRAFVALRKMVLSNTELRLEVEKIKKKVDNQDKNIEVIFRYFDELLEQKEKPRKEIGYKISKEK from the coding sequence TTGGATTTATTTCCTGATGATTTCATGTTCATCTTATCAGAAATAGAAATTGAGATTATGGTATCACAAAATGTGATACCTTCAAAACAAAGTTTGGGAGGAGCAAATCCTTTTGCATTTACAGAAACAGGGGTAGCAATGCTATCAAGTATTCTGAAAAGTAAAAAAGCAAGAGAAATAAATATTTCTATTATGAGAGCTTTTGTTGCGCTACGTAAAATGGTTTTAAGCAACACAGAACTACGGTTAGAAGTAGAAAAAATTAAAAAGAAAGTAGATAATCAGGATAAAAATATTGAAGTGATCTTCAGATATTTTGATGAACTACTGGAACAGAAAGAAAAGCCAAGGAAAGAAATTGGTTACAAAATCTCGAAAGAGAAATAA